The region AGTACGATTGCGGTGATGGCGATAAGGATGGCCAGGGGAATGCCGGACTTGAGGTAGTCGCGCGGGGTGTAACCGCCGGGACCCATCACCATCAAGTTGGTTTGGTAGCCGATCGGCGTCAGGAAGGCCATCGACGCCCCGATGGCGATCACCATGATGAAAGGACGCGGACTGACGTCACCTTCTTGACCAATCGCCACGGCAATCGGCAGCAGCAGCGCCGCGACGGCAGTGTTGGTGATCATTTCGGTAAAGACGACCGTCATCAGGTAGATCACAATCAACAGCACGAACGGGTTCACGCCAACGGCCGAAACGAGTCCTTCGGCGATCATTTGCGCGGCCCCACTTTCCCACAGGGCATTGCCCAAGCCTAATGCGGCGGCAATGGTCACGACCACTTGAATATCGAGAGCACTACGTGCTTCGGAAGCGGAAAGGCACTGAGTCAAAATCATCAGGCCGGCAACCGTCAGCGCGGCAATCGCCGGGCTGCCCCAGCCACCAGCGAATTCGAGTCCAGAGAAGACCGACGTCAAGCAAAGCCATAGGATCAGCAAGATCATCAAGCTGCCAGACAGGATGGCTCGATCATGACGGCGCGGCTCGGCGTCGTCGACGCTACTGACCAAATAAAAGTCGCGGTTGTTACGATGCTGCGAAATGAAATCGCTGCGTGTTTGCAGCAATAGTGTGTCGCCAACTTCCAGCACGATGTTACCGATTTTGTTCGGCAAACGTTGACCATTTCGATGCACGGCCACAACAGCGGCGTTATACAACTGGCGGAAGTTCGCTTTCCGAACGGTCGTACCGATCAGCGGCGAAGAAGGACTGAGAACCACTTCGGTCAGGTGACGCTGAACACGCGACTGCGGATGAAACTCATACGTTCGATCGGCGGCCGGAATGAGCCCAGGGATTTTCTCGAGATCAACGATCGTGTTCACTAACCCGGTAAACACGAGGCGATCGCCGGAACGAACAAAGTCGCGTGGCGTGACCGGCGTAATGATGTCGCCGTCGCGATCGATTTCAATCAGAAACAATCCATGCAAATTTCGCAGGCCAGCCGCTTCAACTGTTTTGTCAATCAGCGGACAGTCTGGCTGAACCTGCATTTCGACTAAGTACTCGCGTTGTTGATCGCCCAGCTGCTCCATGATGTCGCGTTTGCCAGGCAAAAAGCGTTGGCCCAAGATCAACATGTACAAGCTGCCGACAAGGGCACACGGAACACCGATCCAACTGATCTCGAAGAAGCCCATCGGCTGAACGTTAGGAAGAACGCGTTGGCGATTAGCAAGTTTTTCTTGTAGCGCCGGTCGATCGGCATCGTTGGCCGTGGCAATCTGACTTTCCAGTTGGGTGATTTCTTCCTGAACGATCACGACGCTGTCGCGCAGCTTTTCATTGACGACCAGCGTGGTGCTGGTTCCGATCAATGTGCAAACGCCACCCAGGATGGTCAGATAACTGAGAGGCAGCAAGATTTTGGAAGGGGACAGATTGCGTTGCCGGCACCAATCGAGAATGACCGGCATCATCATCGCGACCAATGCAGTGTTCAAAACAAACGCCGCGGAAACGACGATCGGTCCTGTCAATCGGAGCAGGGCAGAGCGTTCGTCTGTCGCGCGGCCAAGGATCTTCGAGCCAATCCAATCGAGGACGCCTGTCTTTCGTAGGCCGGCTGAAACGACCAGCAACGCACTGATGGCAATCACCGCACGACTGGAAAACCCACTGATCGCGGTCGACGGCGTGATGACACCAAACAGCGTGACAAAGCAAAGCGCCAACAAGAACAGAAGATCGACAGGAACGCGCCGAGCGAACTGAATCGCCAGGAAGACAGCCAGCGTGGTCGCGATGGCAATCCAGGGATGAGCGGCTTGCAGAAATTCCATTGGTGGCGTTATTTCCAGACACGATCTGAGGTGTCGAAGGCATCGATGGGGGAAGGCAATCCATTTTCGAGAGGATTGCGTTGAGCGGTAGTAGGCCCCTCTTTCGGTTTTCGACCATCGAGGGTGCGGGAGGTCTGTGAAAAAAGGTGCGGAATGTGACGGCACCTGGTTAACGCATTTTGCCTGACTTATTCAATGGGCCTAATGGGTTCATTTTGAAGTCGACGATACCCTAGTCTAGCTAAACTACCTACCAAATACGCGATGCAAGGATTGCCTAAGTTTCCTAATCGCGTTCTATCGAGAATACTCTGGGAGGATACAGAGGAATGCACTGCCGCACGTTTGCCCGCTTATTTGCGTCACTAATTATAACTTTTTGTTGTACAAGCGTACAGGTAAAGGCCGCCGAGTCTTCACCAAGTATGCCCCTGGTGAGCGTCCAATTGACGCCAGAATTCCATCCCGAAGTGGAGTTCCGCATTGCGGAAGCGTTGAAGCGGCCGCCGTTCCAATGGAGCATGCTTCGCGATCATACGTTCGCGGAAATCTCGGAACCGGTTGCAAAGAAAGAGGTTGCGGCTGAGATGATCGCAGAGTGGGAGTCGCTTCTGAATAACCCGATTCACGTGGACTTCCAAGACACCGTCAACGCCCACTTACGAGCAATCATCAAGGCTGAATTCGAGTCACAAGTTGCTAACCTGAAATATGTTACGTCGCACGATGTGCTGTCGGAATCTTCCCCAAGCGAGATTCAGCTCGACCAGCTTCCGGATGTTCACACCGGTGAGGAAATCGTCGATCTAATCCAGATAGACAATCTGCCCCAAGTGCATACTGGGGAAGAGGTTATGGAACTGATCGCTCAGGACGAAGCTCAGTTTCCGCTCGATCCTTATGGCTATGCAGAGTACAACCACTACTTCGAGCCAGAGATCTACGATTGGTTCGTATTCGTAACCGATGACCTGACAGTGGTTTACGTCTACGAAAACAGCGACGAAATGCCAAGTCGCGTCGACCCGGTACTGCTCGCTGAAAAGAACGCTCAGCCAGACGTTCCTGAATCGTTCAAAGTTGTTGTACGAGAACAAGTTAGATCGCTGTTCGCTGGCGAATACTCATTATTTGAGATGGCCACGCAATTCCAGCAACACTGGACCAGTTTTACCCAGCCGATCTCGATTGCCTCGCTTAAACAAACCGAGCTCCTGCCAATTCACCGGGTATCGCATCTACCAGATTTGTTCTAATTTTAGCAAGTCGCTTCTAGATCGTGACTTATGATAGAACAGGCAAGGGAGCTACGGCTCCCTTTACGCCGTTTTCCGAGCGGCGAATCTCCCCAGTCAGGGGATGCCTGCAGGAACGACCCGTTTCATCTATTTTCTCAAAATGTTAATCCAGCTAAACTTAAGCGGATTCGCTGTTTTTTGGTGGCAGTAATTGCAGCCGGGAAATAGAATTAGGGTTCAGACTGGGACGCAATCCCTGCGCGGAGAACGTTTTCCGTCGGAAAAGTCCGTACATTTAGGGCTTGCCTGACTCAGTCGACCTGCGGCCGTTTCGGAACAGAGTCGCATCGAACAACACTTCTCACGATATCTATTTTGGAGTTTCGACTATGCCTAAGCGTGAGCACTTCGAGCAGTGTCTCTCGGCATTTTTGGCAATCGGGCTGGCCGTTCTTTGGGTAGCTCCGACGATGGCAGAAGACGCCACGCGAGTTACCACCTATCAACAAGCGGCCGGTCCTCGCTACTTCGCCATGAGTGTTTCTCTTGAAGAGAAGCCGGAAGCCAAGCCTTCAGAAGTCGTGGTGATGGTCGATACTTCTGCCAGCCAGGCGGGAATCTTCCGCACCGATTCAATCGCCTCGGCCAAAGCATTGATGAAAGCGCTTCCAAGTGATTGCCGCGTGCAACTGTTTGCCGGCGACATCATGGCCGTGCCGATGACCAAAAGTTTCGTGCAGCCTGGCAGCAGCGAAATGGCGGAAGCCTTCGCCGCTCTGGAAAACCGAACACCGCTCGGGGCAACCGACATGGCTGCTCTTATTAGCGACTCGGTGGCAGCATTCTCGAAGAGTGACAAGCTCAATCGTTCGATCGTTTACATCGGCGATGGCAGCAGCCGTGCAAACTTCCTTTCGGAGACTGAATTCAAGGACGTTATTGCGAAGCTTCGTGATAACAAAGTTGCTTTGACTTCGCTCGCGATCGGTCCAGATCGTGACATCGAAACGCTCGCTACGCTGGCGAATCATTCCGGCGGCATGCTGCAAATCGACACCCGCGAAATTCCTGCTGAGCAAGCAGGCGTTCAATTGGCTGCTTATGCAACGACCCCCGTTGTTTGGCCCGCTTCGGTCAAGTATTCGGCGAACGTGGCGGAAGCTTATCCAAGTCAATTTCCACCGCTGCGAGCGGATCGCGATTCGATCGTCGTTGGTGTGCTCGACACCGATGCTCCTGTCAGTGTGGAAGTGAAAGGAAGTGGTGCATTTGCTCATAAGTGGACCGCTAATCCTGAAAAAACTAATGAAGATCACGCTTACCTTCCTCAACTGATCGAGTTGGCGCAGAAGGATCAAGGCTTGAACCTCCCGACGGTTGGTTCAGCTGGTTTGCGTGAAACGGCCAGCGTGCTGATGGCTTCGGCCGACGAATATGCTCGCCTTGGAAGCCAAGCCCTTGCCGCTGGCGACAAGGAAGGGGCGGCTCGACTCGCGAAAGCTGCCATGGAAATCGATCCAGGCAACCCACGAGCCCAAGCAGTTGCCAAAGCTGCCGAGAAAGTGGAAGGCGATAAGCCTGCCGAAGAGAAAGCTCCTGTCAATCAAGGTGCTTCGGCTCGCCGAAATCCATTCCAGTTTGTCGCTTTCCAAAACGATGGTTCCAGTGATGCAGCTGCTCCTTTGAATCTAGGTGCGGATGACGGTCGTTTCCTCAACGACGTTGATCTCGATCGTGTTCGTAATGCTCGCGTGATCGAAGCGGAAGTGACCAACCGGCTCGCCGCTGCTCGCGAACAGATGAGCACCGATCCAGATGGAACGCGTGATGCCCTGAAGTTGCTGCTGGATAATCTGGAGCGTGCTCCTGACTTGAATCCAGACGTGCGTGCTCGTCTGCGAAATCAGATCATTGCAGCCATTCGCGAATCGTCGGCTCGTGCCGTGGAAGTGGAAGCTCGCCGTGCGGAAATCGCCGAGCGTGAAGCGATCGCTCAAGAACGCATTGCTCTTACCGAGCAGCTTCTGCGTGACGAAGAACGTGCTCGCGTGATCATGGAAATGTTCGACGCGTTGATGGACGAAGGAAAATACTCGGAAGCCTTGGCAGGTGCCCAGGAAGTTCGAGCGATGGACCCTTACAACCAAGCGGCTGTCGCTGGCGTTGAAATCGCGGAAATCGTCGGTAACTACCGCTCGATGATGGCGATCAAAGAAATCCGCTACCAGCGGATGGTCGACACGCTCTTTGAAGTCGAAAAGTCGCACGTGCCGTTCCCGGATGAACCACCGATTGTCTATCCAGATGCTGAATTCTGGGAAGAGATCTACTACCGAAAAGAGAAGTACGGTTCGGTTGACTTGGCTTCGACAGGTACTGCCGAGCAGAAGATCTTCCAGCAGTTGGAAGCCGAAACGAAGATTCAGTTTATCGATACGCCACTGGAAGAAGTGGTCGGTTATCTGAAACAGCTTCACGGCATCGAAATTCAAATCGACAATCGTGCTTTGGAAGATGTTGGTCTTTCGACCGATACCCCAGTCACGCGAAACATCGAAGGTATTTCGCTCCGTTCGGCTCTGCGTTTGATGCTGAAGGAACTTGATCTGACGTACATCGTCGCTAACGAAGTGCTGATGATCACGACGCCTGAAGAAGCGGAAAGCGAATTGATCACTAAGGTGTATCCTGTCGCTGACTTGGTTCTGCCAGTTTCGGCCCAGATCGGTACGCTTGGCGGCGGTGGCAATGGTGTCAACGGCGGCGGTGGTTTCGGCGGCGGCGGTGGCGGTGGTGCCTTTAACGGCAACAACCAAGGTGGCTTCGGCGGTGGTGGCGGTGTCTTCGCTGTGGCCGACGAAAAGACCGTCAGCAAAATCGAAGACGTGAAAGCTGCACAACCAGCTGAAGAAGCAGAAGTCGATCCTGCTACGGCAGAAAAAGAGCCTTTCATTCTGAAGGTCAACGACGGCGAAACTCGTCTGCAGGCTTGGGAACGAGCTTTTGAAACCGAAGAACGTATTCCAGCGATTGCCGTGCGAAGCGAAGTTCGACGTGCCATGGCTGCCAAGCGATACAGTGACGTGACCGGTGTTATTCAGTTGGCACTGCGTAACGGACAACTGCAGCCTTGGATGTACGAAGCAATGGCGTTGGCAATGCAGCTTGATCATGCTCCTAAGCAAGAAATCGAACGTGCCCTGATGAGTGCTATCGATTTCTCGACAGGGCCGAATCACATGCTGGTTGTTGCTGCTCTGATGTCTCGTTTGGACTTGGACGCACGAGCTTTGAAGCTCTACCAGGACGTCTCGCAAATGGAACCACTTCGTCCGGAACCCTACGCGGCTGGTTTAGCGGTCGCGGAACGTTTGGAAGACGAAGATGCCATTCGCTGGGCATGCATCGGCATTTTGTCGCAGGAATGGCCCAAGGAACGACTCAACGTTCGTACGGATGCTTTCAACATTGCCAAGGCACAGTTGCAGAAGTTGATCGACGAAAAACGATCCGAGGAAGCCAAGGCCTTCAACGATCAAATTCGCGAAGCACTCGTGCGTGATGCGATCGTGAAAGTGACCTGGTCAGGCGAATCAGACTTAGACTTAGTCGTGGAAGAACCAAGTGGAAGCGTTTGCTCGCAACATAATCCTCGCACGATCTCCGGCGGGATCTTCCTCGGCGATGCAGCATCTTCGCTGGCGGATGCCGGGACCGACGGTGCCTACGAAGTTTACGTGTTGCCGAAGGGCTTCAAGGGCGACTACAAAATGCTCGTCCGAAAAGTTTGGGGCGACGTGACCGCAGGTAAAATTACCGTGGACGTCTTCACCAACTACGGAACCGACGAGCAGCACCACGAACGTCGTCAGTTGGAACTTGGCAAGGACGGTGCTTTGGTCACCTTCAATGTGCCAACGGGCCGCCGAACCGAAAGCCTCTCGGAACAGCAGGTTCAAGTGGCTGTCGAAACGCAAGCCGCAATGACACGTGAAATTGTCGCTGCGAAGCTAAATTCCGCTTCGGAAAGCTCGACTGCCTCGGAAGAATATGTTGCTGACGTCAACAACGGATCGAACGATTTCGTTCGCCGCGTTCGTAACTCGGTGGGTTACCGCCCAGTGATTACGACTCTTCCTGAAGGTACAAACTTCTCGGCATTCGCTGTGGTTTCGGCAGACCGTCGTTATGTGCGATTCAACGGTACGCCACTTTTCTCGGCGATTGGTGAAGTTACCTCCTACACGTTCTCCGGTACCAACACCGGGGCACAAACCGACAACACTGGCGGTGGTAACAACACCGGCGGTATCGGCGGCGGCGGTTTCTTCTAATCGCTGCGAAAGAAGATCAGACAAAATAAAAGCGGCCCAGGTTAATTCCTGGGCCGCTTTTTTTGTTTAGTTGCGAATCAAACCCGGCAACGCATCTAGTGAAAGATCGTCGAATTGTCCCGCTTTGATTTTTTCGATTGCGATGGCACCTAGGACCGCATTGTCCGTGCAAAGATGCATTGGCGCGATAAGTAGTTCACCGCCAGCCTGCGATACGGCTTCTTCCAGAGCAGCTCGGAATTTTCTGTTGGCTGCGACACCGCCACCAACGCAGATGCGTTCGATTCCGGTTTGTTGCATGGCCTGCATCGTCTTACCGACAAGGCAATCGACGACCGCTTGCTCAAAGCTGGCCGCAATGTCTGCTTTACGCTGGTCGTCGATCTCGAGTGACTTAAAGTCGACTGCGCCAGGGCCGGCAATCTCGTATCGAACCGCCGTCTTCAATCCACTGAAGCTAAAGTCGAGTCGCGACTTATCGTTCAAAAAAGGACGAGGAAACGCAAACGCGGCCGGATCACCATTCGCAGCGCACTTGGAAAGCGACGGACCTCCTGGGTAAGGAAGACCGAGCATCGATGCGACTTTATCGAACGACTCGCCAGCTGCGTCGTCGATCGTTCCCCCGAGTGGTTCAAAGTCGAAAGGGCTTTTACAGTGGTAAATCGTCGAATGACCGCCACTGATGATCAAGCCGATGCAGGGGAAGATTGGCTTTTTGAAGGCGACCTGACAGGCGTAGATATGCCCCTGAAGGTGATTGATACCAATCAAGGGTTTATCCAGCATTAGGGCCAGCGTCTTAGCTGCAGTGACACCTACGAGAAGCGACCCTGCAAGGCCTGGCATGTGAGCGACCGCAATCGCGTCGATGTCGCTAAGCTCGATCCCGGCTTTTCGGACTGCCTCGTCGATCACGGGGAGGCAACGTTCCAGATGAGCACGTGCTGCGATCTCTGGGACAACGCCGGCAAACCGTTGATGCAGTTCGTCTTGCGACGCAACGACGGACGAAAGGACTTCCAATTCGTCCGTAATAATCGCTGCGGCTGTTTCGTCACAGGTCGATTCAATCGTGAGGATTTTCATCGGCTTCGATGCGGATCAGGAGGATGAAATCTCCGCCTTCAAAGTTTCCAACCCCTTGCTGAGGACCGGATCGATGTCAGAAAGCTCCGGTAGGGGTGCTGGCGGGTGTGGAATGATCGTATCCTGATCCCGCATTCGGCGGTAGGTATGATAGGCGACTTTCTGTTCGCGGCTCATCTTCACCTCCATGCCATCATCGGGGGAAACACCCCACTTATCTTCTTCGGTATCCCCTTCAAAGCGGTGGATTTTCTCTCCACTAGGACGCTGATAGCCGGCGGTAGTCAGCTTCAGGGCGCTCTTGCCCTCTTCGAGTTCGATAATGTTTTGGACGCTGCCTTTGCCCCAGCTTCGCTCGCCGATGATGATCGCTCGGTCGTGATCTTGCAGGCAAGCCGAAAGAATCTCGCTGGCGCTTGCGCTGTAGTGATCAATCAGTACGACCATCGGGAAGTCGGGCAGAGTACCATCCTTTTCGGCGGTCCAGACACGCTTCGGGGAGTTGCGTCCTTCGGTGCTGACAATCTTTCCTTCGTCGATGAACATATCGCAAATCTCCACCGCCGAAGTCAGCAATCCGCCGGGGTTGGCTCGTAGATCGACAATCAGGCCTTTCATGCCGTCGTCTAAAAGCTTGGTGACCGCCTTATGAAGATCGTCGGCCGTATGGCGACTGAAAGCGGAGATTCGGATGTATCCAATCTTGTCACGATGATCGAACATGAAATCCCAGTCGCCACCCTCAAGGCGTTCGTCACCCATCACGGTTTCGATTTGGACAAGTTCGCGTCGCACCGTCAGGTCTTCGCTGGTGAATGTGCTGGGGTGATAAACGGTCATCGTCACACTTGTTCCGATGGGGCCTTTCAGCTTTTTGACGGCCTGATCGATCGTGAGGCCTTCCGTTTTTTCACCTTCAATATGCGTGATGCGATCGCCTGCGATGATGCCGGCTTCATAGGCGGGAGTACCGATCAGAGGACTCGTAACGACCAAATTGCCGTCGCGTGTCGAGACTTGAATGCCGATACCACCAAACTCGTTTTCCACTCCGGTTTTGAAGCGTTCGAGGTCTTCCGGAGCGATATAGTTCGAGTAGGGGTCTAGCTTAGTGATAACGCCGCGGATCGCCGCTTCCATCAGTTCTCGACGATCGATGTCTTTGACGTAGTTTCGATCAACTTGGTCCAGCGTGTCTGCGAAAAGCTGAATAAGCTCGACGTAGTCTTCGTCAACGTTCGCGTAAACATTGTCGGGGTTTGTGGGATCGTCGCTGGTTTCAATTTCGGCAGCTGCCAAGTTGGAATGGCAGGGAAGCAAAAACAAGATCGCGACAATGGCGGCATATTTCCACGGCATGGAGGTCGGTCCTTACCTAGGCGTTGACGAAGGTGCTCGCGCAAAAGGAAAGTTAAAACGCGAGTGATGATCTGGGGAAATTATAGAACCCCCAGAAAAATGCGGCAATTGAAACCTTGGGGATCCAAGATTTAGAAGTCGTACCAGATACCGAAGCCGATTTGCTGTTCAAACTCGTCGTAGAACGAGTTCTGCGTACTATCGCCGTTGTGATAGTGGAAACCGGTTCGTAAGGTTCGTCCGGGAATTTCGCCAACCCAAGCCCAACCAGCCTGAACGACGAAGCTACCACCGTAGTTGACTTCCTGACGCAAATGGGTGCCAACGGCGATAAATGGTTCGCCCCAAGGACCGGTTGCTTCGTTCGGGGCCCATTCCACGCCAAATTGGAATTCCCACGGATCTGCGACTAAGTGGTAAAACGCCCAGCCAACTTCACCATAAACGCGAAGCTTCTTCGTGAAGTAGAACGAATGACCAAAAATGAGCAGATCGTGAGCGTAATTCAGTCGATCAAACGTAGGGTTTTTAAGGAGGAATTCGTCCCCAAGATGCGAACTCAGGTGATAGTACCCAAATCGCGATCGGTGACGAGGATCTGCCGCGTAACTCCAAGTGAGCTGCGTACCAGCGCGGAAGTCAACTGCACGGACGTCGACATCTTCCGGGATGTCGAGTCGTACATGGGCAGAACCTTCCACATCCCACTGGATACCATCGGACAAAAAGGAAGAATCACGTCCATAGCGTAACACGCCGAAACGACCACCGAGGTTACCGTCCAGCATCCAATTGTCGTCCGTAATTTTGACCAGTTGGGCGGAAAGCCGCGATTCTTTCTGGCCGGCCAAGTAAGACTTGTAGACCATGCCCTTGGGAAGTATTGTCCAGTCATACGGCTCATTTTCATCGACCATCGCCATCGGTCGTTCGTAAACGGTTTCCCCGTAGCGAGGCTCTACCCACTGGACCTCTGCGCCGGGATCGATCATCGTCAGGTCATTGTGAATGACTGGTTGACCGAGCGGGCTATCGTAAGCAACTTGCGCGATTTGAGATGAAGGCTCGTCTGTGGGAAAATCAAGGATCGGCTGCAAATGCTGCGATCGTTGACCAGGAAACAGATTGGTCGGATCGGGCCACCCAAGTCCCGTCTGCGCGCTAAGCGATGACGGCAGCAGAGAGCTGCAAAGGATTAGGAGAACAGTAATCCGGGCGTTAAGTATCATCGCAAGGTGGGGAGAACCTGATAGCGTTGTAATTGATCCATCCGCGATAACCTTCCTTATCGGCATAATCGGCCACCGAGGATGACGGCGAAGTGTAGCGAGGTGGCGGATCGAGCCCAATATCAGTTTTCACCAAAATAGTGCATTAGTAAACTAATTAGATCGCTACGCCCTTTTAGACTAGAAAACAGGCCCAATGGTACTCTTGGAATTCAGCATGTCCCCGCTCAGCAAAGGGGATTCGGTGAGCGAATATGTTGCCCGAAGTTTGAAAATAATTGCTGCTAGCGGACTTGATTACCGCTTGCATGCCATGGGAACCATCATCGAAGGCGAAATCGATCAGGTTCTAACTGTCATGCAGAAATGCTTGGAAGCGATGGCGGAAGATTGCGACCGAGTTACATGCACTGCGAAGCTGGACTATCGAAAAGGATATCAGGGACGACTCGACTCAAAAGTGAGTAGCGTTCTATCCAAAGTCGATGCCCCTCTCAAGACAATCGACGACACCAAGCTCGATCCGAAGAATGGCCAGTAGGAAAGTAACTTGAGCATGGAGTCGCAGTTTGCTGATGTCGTAATCGTGGGTGGTGGTATTGTCGGTTTGGCGACGGCCTACCAGATTTCACGCCGGTTTCCCGATCACGATGTCATTGTCATCGAAAAGGAAAAAGTACTCGCTCAGCATCAGTCGGGTAGAAACTCCGGGGTAATCCACTCGGGCATTTATTACCGGCCTGGTTCGTTGAAAGCAATCAACTGCCGCGAGGGCCGCTTGGCGATGCAGTCGTTTTGCGAGCAATACGAGATCCCACACGAGATCTGTGGGAAAGTGATTGTCGCCACGGACGAAAAAGAGTTGCCCCGTTTGGTAGCAATTTTCGAGCGTGGAATCCAAAACGGGATTGAGTGCGAGCAGCTCGATGCCGACCAATTGCGAGCCCACGAACCATACTGTCACGGCATTGCGGCAGTCCATGTGCGATCGGCAGGGATTGTCGACTATCGACGCGTTTGTTTTAAGCTGTGCGAGTTGATTCAGGATGCCGGGGGAGAAGTTCGCACGTCGACGCAATTGCAATCGGTTTCCAAGCGAAATGGTGAGATCGTTGTCGAAACAAATAATGGAACGCTGCGAACGTCACTATTGATCAATTGTGCGGGACTTCAGAGCGATCGAATTGCAAGGATGTGTGGGCACGCCCCGGAAGTCAAAATCGTTCCGTTTCGGGGCGAGTACTTTGAGCTGACCGAGTCGGCTCAGCATCTTTGTCGCAATTTGATCTATCCCGTGCCTGATCCGGCGTTTCCATTTTTAGGGGTCCATTTCACACGAACAATTTTTGGAGGTGTCGAGTGTGGCCCTAACGCTGTGTTGGCGTTCGCACGCGAAGGCTACACCAAATGGGACATCAACGTTCGTGATTTGTGGGATTCAATCGGCTATCGAGGATTCCAACGGCTTGCGGCTAAATACTGGAGTGTCGGGATGGGAGAAATGCGTCGATCTTATTTTCGGTCTGCATTTCTGGCTTCGTTGCAGCGGCTGATTCCCTCGGTATCGGCTAAGGATTTGGTGCCTGCTCCGGCGGGTGTTCGAGCTCAGGCATTGCGACGCGATGGTTCTCTTGTGGATGATTTTGTCATCCAGAGAGAAGGCAATTTCATCCACGTATTGAATGCACCGAGCCCGGCCGCGACTTCGTCTTTGAATATTGGTTCTTTGATTGC is a window of Bremerella sp. TYQ1 DNA encoding:
- a CDS encoding S41 family peptidase, which codes for MPWKYAAIVAILFLLPCHSNLAAAEIETSDDPTNPDNVYANVDEDYVELIQLFADTLDQVDRNYVKDIDRRELMEAAIRGVITKLDPYSNYIAPEDLERFKTGVENEFGGIGIQVSTRDGNLVVTSPLIGTPAYEAGIIAGDRITHIEGEKTEGLTIDQAVKKLKGPIGTSVTMTVYHPSTFTSEDLTVRRELVQIETVMGDERLEGGDWDFMFDHRDKIGYIRISAFSRHTADDLHKAVTKLLDDGMKGLIVDLRANPGGLLTSAVEICDMFIDEGKIVSTEGRNSPKRVWTAEKDGTLPDFPMVVLIDHYSASASEILSACLQDHDRAIIIGERSWGKGSVQNIIELEEGKSALKLTTAGYQRPSGEKIHRFEGDTEEDKWGVSPDDGMEVKMSREQKVAYHTYRRMRDQDTIIPHPPAPLPELSDIDPVLSKGLETLKAEISSS
- the lhgO gene encoding L-2-hydroxyglutarate oxidase, yielding MESQFADVVIVGGGIVGLATAYQISRRFPDHDVIVIEKEKVLAQHQSGRNSGVIHSGIYYRPGSLKAINCREGRLAMQSFCEQYEIPHEICGKVIVATDEKELPRLVAIFERGIQNGIECEQLDADQLRAHEPYCHGIAAVHVRSAGIVDYRRVCFKLCELIQDAGGEVRTSTQLQSVSKRNGEIVVETNNGTLRTSLLINCAGLQSDRIARMCGHAPEVKIVPFRGEYFELTESAQHLCRNLIYPVPDPAFPFLGVHFTRTIFGGVECGPNAVLAFAREGYTKWDINVRDLWDSIGYRGFQRLAAKYWSVGMGEMRRSYFRSAFLASLQRLIPSVSAKDLVPAPAGVRAQALRRDGSLVDDFVIQREGNFIHVLNAPSPAATSSLNIGSLIAEQSADVLTG
- the tsaD gene encoding tRNA (adenosine(37)-N6)-threonylcarbamoyltransferase complex transferase subunit TsaD produces the protein MKILTIESTCDETAAAIITDELEVLSSVVASQDELHQRFAGVVPEIAARAHLERCLPVIDEAVRKAGIELSDIDAIAVAHMPGLAGSLLVGVTAAKTLALMLDKPLIGINHLQGHIYACQVAFKKPIFPCIGLIISGGHSTIYHCKSPFDFEPLGGTIDDAAGESFDKVASMLGLPYPGGPSLSKCAANGDPAAFAFPRPFLNDKSRLDFSFSGLKTAVRYEIAGPGAVDFKSLEIDDQRKADIAASFEQAVVDCLVGKTMQAMQQTGIERICVGGGVAANRKFRAALEEAVSQAGGELLIAPMHLCTDNAVLGAIAIEKIKAGQFDDLSLDALPGLIRN
- a CDS encoding DUF1207 domain-containing protein → MQPILDFPTDEPSSQIAQVAYDSPLGQPVIHNDLTMIDPGAEVQWVEPRYGETVYERPMAMVDENEPYDWTILPKGMVYKSYLAGQKESRLSAQLVKITDDNWMLDGNLGGRFGVLRYGRDSSFLSDGIQWDVEGSAHVRLDIPEDVDVRAVDFRAGTQLTWSYAADPRHRSRFGYYHLSSHLGDEFLLKNPTFDRLNYAHDLLIFGHSFYFTKKLRVYGEVGWAFYHLVADPWEFQFGVEWAPNEATGPWGEPFIAVGTHLRQEVNYGGSFVVQAGWAWVGEIPGRTLRTGFHYHNGDSTQNSFYDEFEQQIGFGIWYDF
- a CDS encoding SLC13 family permease, which codes for MEFLQAAHPWIAIATTLAVFLAIQFARRVPVDLLFLLALCFVTLFGVITPSTAISGFSSRAVIAISALLVVSAGLRKTGVLDWIGSKILGRATDERSALLRLTGPIVVSAAFVLNTALVAMMMPVILDWCRQRNLSPSKILLPLSYLTILGGVCTLIGTSTTLVVNEKLRDSVVIVQEEITQLESQIATANDADRPALQEKLANRQRVLPNVQPMGFFEISWIGVPCALVGSLYMLILGQRFLPGKRDIMEQLGDQQREYLVEMQVQPDCPLIDKTVEAAGLRNLHGLFLIEIDRDGDIITPVTPRDFVRSGDRLVFTGLVNTIVDLEKIPGLIPAADRTYEFHPQSRVQRHLTEVVLSPSSPLIGTTVRKANFRQLYNAAVVAVHRNGQRLPNKIGNIVLEVGDTLLLQTRSDFISQHRNNRDFYLVSSVDDAEPRRHDRAILSGSLMILLILWLCLTSVFSGLEFAGGWGSPAIAALTVAGLMILTQCLSASEARSALDIQVVVTIAAALGLGNALWESGAAQMIAEGLVSAVGVNPFVLLIVIYLMTVVFTEMITNTAVAALLLPIAVAIGQEGDVSPRPFIMVIAIGASMAFLTPIGYQTNLMVMGPGGYTPRDYLKSGIPLAILIAITAIVLIPRIWSF
- a CDS encoding MTH1187 family thiamine-binding protein, encoding MSPLSKGDSVSEYVARSLKIIAASGLDYRLHAMGTIIEGEIDQVLTVMQKCLEAMAEDCDRVTCTAKLDYRKGYQGRLDSKVSSVLSKVDAPLKTIDDTKLDPKNGQ